A single region of the Fusarium fujikuroi IMI 58289 draft genome, chromosome FFUJ_chr05 genome encodes:
- a CDS encoding related to 3-carboxy-cis,cis-muconate cycloisomerase has translation MQVTVFSDQAYIDRCVDVEAALARAQAQCNVIPADAAADITSKANATSLDMDRLRNETDVVGYPILPLVRQLNDMCGSAGKYVHWGATTQDIMDTASVLQIKSGLDVVGTKLAGVINALQDLAVTYRDTPMAGRTHLQHALPVTFGYKCAVWLSSLYRHRERLQQLKSRALVVQYGGAAGTLASLGDGPEGVSVRKQLAAELGLENPSITWHVARDGIAEVTNFLALIGGSLGKIALDLIIMSSNELGEVAEPFVPHRGASSTMPQKRNPISSEVILAASKILRSNASLVLDGMVSDFERASGPWHLEWVAIPESFVIAVGALHQAEFALAGLVVDKERMASNLASTRGLIVGEALMMALAKYVGRQDAHDIVYEACKVTIESKDGDTLLDTLKKDERVTQHLPLSDLERLCDPINYLGSAQRMVDDTLAENAS, from the exons ATGCAAGTCACC GTCTTTAGCGACCAAGCCTACATCGACAGATGCGTCGACGTTGAAGCTGCTCTAGCTCGAGCCCAAGCCCAATGCAATGTCATTCCCGCCGATGCTGCCGCCGACATCACCTCCAAAGCCAATGCCACCAGTCTCGACATGGATCGGCTGCGCAACGAGACAGATGTCGTCGGCTATCCCATCCTTCCTCTTGTGCGTCAGCTCAACGATATGTGCGGCTCTGCTGGAAAGTATGTGCACTGGGGTGCTACCACACAAGATATTATGGATACCGCAAGCGTCTTACAGATCAAGTCTGGTCTCGATGTCGTTGGGACTAAGTTGGCAGGCGTTATAAATGCCTTGCAAGACCTGGCTGTTACGTATCGTGATACGCCGATGGCTGGAAGGACGCATCTCCAGCATGCACTGCCTGTCACCTTTGGCTATAAATGCGCTGTGTGGCTATCAAGTCTGTATCGCCACAGAGAGCGACTTCAGCAGCTCAAGAGTCGTGCTCTTGTCGTTCAGTATGGAGGTGCAGCTGGGACTTTGGCATCCCTCGGCGATGGCCCAGAGGGCGTCAGTGTGAGGAAGCAACTCGCTGCAGAACTCGGCCTTGAAAACCCTTCTATTACCTGGCATGTAGCCCGTGATGGCATCGCTGAAGTGACTAACTTCCTGGCCCTCATCGGTGGCTCCCTCGGCAAAATCGCCTTGGACCTAATCATCATGTCCTCCAATGAACTCGGCGAAGTCGCTGAACCCTTCGTTCCCCACCGCGGCGCTTCATCCACAATGCCCCAAAAGCGGAATCCCATTTCCAGCGAAGTCATCCTCGCCGCCTCCAAAATCCTACGCTCCAACGCCAGTCTTGTTCTGGACGGAATGGTGTCCGACTTTGAGCGTGCATCGGGACCATGGCATCTCGAGTGGGTAGCCATACCCGAAAGCTTCGTCATAGCCGTTGGAGCCCTTCACCAAGCTGAGTTTGCGcttgctggtcttgttgtGGACAAGGAGCGCATGGCGTCTAACCTCGCTTCTACAAGGGGGCTTATTGTTGGGGAggctttgatgatggcgTTGGCTAAGTATGTGGGAAGACAGGATGCGCATGATATCGTGTACGAGGCTTGTAAAGTGACTATCGAGAGTAAGGATGGAGATACGTTGCTTGATAcactgaagaaggatgagaggGTGACTCAGCATCTGCCTTTGAGTGATCTGGAGAGGCTCTGTGATCCTATCAATTATTTAGGGTCGGCGCAACGCATGGTTGATGATACGCTAGCCGAGAACGCATCGTAA